A genome region from Microplitis demolitor isolate Queensland-Clemson2020A chromosome 1, iyMicDemo2.1a, whole genome shotgun sequence includes the following:
- the LOC103569947 gene encoding out at first protein: MKKFVKSIGIFLVLFYSCGISTTLLSINVKNQGGDVFPETIISNVTEDIITLEFQRSDGTLVTQLIDFRNEVQIIRAVILGEVERGQTQLQVMCFVNHFSKLDFISSDAMSKLRQKNPGTVRVAEEDRGYTNYTMNLFIDINKSLVISKHISTFCSEAAESTFTRNQDLKLWIQRPGTSESLIMTAVRNFTLPVIQNYNFNSTNNINNNNNTLNNSISTSTPKINSINKCADTSNLSVACSCSLELCIGWYPCGLKFCKSKNDGKKVVSPYRCGIKTCKKYYIFSYQAKMKQNCLWDE; this comes from the exons atgaagaaatttgtaaaatctataggaatttttttagtgttattttattcttgCGGTATTTCTACGACTTTACTGTCAATAAACGTCAAAAATCAA gGAGGAGATGTATTTCCAGAgacaattatttcaaatgttACTGAAGACATTATTACCCTAGAATTTCAAAGATCTGATGGAACTTTAGTGACACAATTGATTGACTTCAGAAAT GAGGTACAAATAATAAGAGCAGTAATATTAGGGGAAGTAGAACGTGGACAAACTCAATTACAAGTAATGTGTTtcgtaaatcatttttcaaaactgGACTTTATATCATCGGACGCGATGTCGAAACTCCGACAGAAAAATCCTGGGACTGTACGAGTCGCCGAGGAGGATCGCGGTTACACCAATTATACAATGAATCTGTTTATAGATATTAATAAGTCTTTAGTAATATCTAAACATATTTCAACATTTTGCTCAGAAGCCGCCGAGTCAACTTTTACTCGTAATCAAGATTTGAAACTCTGGATCCAGAGACCCGGTACCTCTGAGTCACTGATTATGACTGCAGTACGTAATTTTACTTTACCAGtgatacaaaattataattttaatagtactaataatatcaataataataataatacattaaataacTCAATTTCTACATCGacaccaaaaataaattcaataaataaatgcgcaGATACGTCAAATTTATCTGTCGCATGTTCATGTTCACTTGAATTATGCATCGGTTGGTATCCATGTgggttaaaattttgtaaaagtaaGAATGATGGTAAAAAAGTCGTGTCTCCTTATAGATGCGGTATTAaaacttgtaaaaaatattatatatttagttatcAAGCTAAAATGAAACAGAATTGTCTGTGGGATGAATGA